From a single Silene latifolia isolate original U9 population chromosome 6, ASM4854445v1, whole genome shotgun sequence genomic region:
- the LOC141587493 gene encoding putative F-box protein At1g53370, whose translation MVEGYFDRLPSEILHNIALMLPFNSIIELRHSSKFWYNLLTDPKFIDLHLSRALEKPPGYFLTSYNTRIRGYEKKACYFVEESGGQVSSSKIFEYSRDCFEPKGWDWHKFQSSGGLMCAYSDQSCCFRIFNPHVAEEVQIPRDSKFTQWRFQCFIFGYSPSIKKYKILKLGDIQKKDEQRFCRLNVAEVCTLGSNIWREIQNVPDSLFCKGQHTKCQGNPFWMDVSTETSNLHFFDFVSEKFHVIPGPPEDPVHVKHNRDKYVNLNDSLISMGETIGYIHNNRLWVLEDKIKGIWINRYHFSIPRFCNNNYATLKFTGTSENGHLFGLIGYPTKAFVYDMGCSGYKVMEMGSDEKGLVYKKGGREDEKYMVPHVRSFVSPVRIMKMEKFSRKRKWILDTLKLDCDATDYDLINRMCEFLQAYEKDDKRRRLKAFS comes from the coding sequence ATGGTTGAAGGGTATTTTGATCGTCTTCCAAGTGAAATCCTGCACAACATTGCACTGATGCTACCATTCAATTCAATCATAGAACTGAGGCACTCGAGTAAGTTTTGGTACAACCTTCTGACAGACCCCAAGTTTATAGATTTACATTTAAGTCGTGCACTCGAGAAACCACCTGGCTACTTTTTAACTAGTTATAATACGCGTATCAGAGGTTATGAGAAAAAGGCATGTTATTTTGTGGAAGAATCAGGGGGTCAGGTTAGTAGCTCTAAGATATTCGAGTACTCACGCGACTGCTTTGAACCTAAAGGATGGGATTGGCATAAATTTCAATCAAGTGGAGGTTTGATGTGTGCCTATTCTGATCAATCATGTTGCTTTCGTATTTTCAATCCCCATGTAGCAGAGGAAGTTCAAATTCCTCGTGATTCCAAATTTACACAATGGCGTTTTCAATGTTTCATCTTTGGTTATTCACCGTCCATTAAAAAATATAAGATTCTTAAGTTGGGAGACATACAAAAGAAGGATGAACAAAGGTTTTGTAGATTAAACGTGGCCGAGGTTTGCACACTTGGTTCCAACATTTGGAGGGAAATACAAAATGTTCCGGACAGTTTGTTTTGTAAAGGTCAGCATACTAAATGTCAAGGGAATCCGTTTTGGATGGACGTGTCTACGGAAACGTCTAATTTACATTTCTTTGATTTTGTTTCCGAAAAATTTCATGTTATTCCTGGCCCTCCAGAAGATCCAGTTCATGTAAAGCATAATCGTGATAAATATGTAAATTTGAATGATAGCCTTATAAGCATGGGTGAAACTATAGGATATATACATAATAACAGATTATGGGTATTGGAAGACAAAATCAAGGGCATATGGATTAATCGGTATCATTTTTCAATCCCGCGATTTTGCAATAATAATTATGCTACCCTTAAGTTTACCGGTACCTCAGAGAATGGCCATTTATTTGGCTTAATTGGCTATCCAACCAAAGCATTTGTCTATGATATGGGATGTTCTGGCTACAAGGTCATGGAGATGGGCTCGGACGAGAAGGGGCTCGTATATAAGAAGGGGGGGCGCGAAGACGAGAAATATATGGTACCTCATGTTAGAAGTTTCGTGTCTCCCGTTAGAATCATGAAAATGGAGAAGTTTAGCCGCAAGAGAAAATGGATATTAGACACATTGAAGTTAGATTGCGATGCTACTGATTATGATCTTATCAACAGAATGTGTGAATTCTTGCAAGCATATGAAAAAGATGACAAAAGACGAAGACTCAAAGCGTTCTCATGA